The segment CGGTTCTGCCATGTGGAAGGTCACATTGCCACTGAACTTTCCTGTAGGACCAAGGTCGCGCTCAAGCGTCCAGTGACCCGGGAGGTTTTGAAAAATCGTTGCGGTGGATGGCACAGGTTGGATCATGACATTCCAATAAAGCAAAAAGGCAGGGACGCCTTGGTTGCCCTGCCCTGAATTCTGGTTTCGCGGGCGTTAACCTTAGTCTTTTGGCAACATCAGGCCCAGCTTCTTGCCGCCAATGATATGAACATGCAGATGCGGGACGTCCTGACGGCCGTGATCGCGGGTATTGGCGATCAGACGGTAACCGTCCTCGACAACGCCTGCCGTGGCGGCAATTTTGCCGATTGCGCGGGTATAGGCGATGATTTCCGCGTCCGATGCGTTGGTCGCAAAGTCGTCATAGCTGGTATAGGTACCCTTTGGGATCACAAGGATATGGGTCGGGGCCTGCGGGGCGATGTCGTGAAATGCAAGGACGTGGTCGTCCTCAAAAACCTTGTTACACGGGATTTCACCACGAAGAATTTTGGCAAAGATGTTTTGTGGATCATAGGCAGAGACGGCCATGGGGATGCTCCTGATCTTGACGGGATATGACCCTACTTATCTGTGCGGGATGCCTTTTCGGCAATACCGGAAATACCCTGGCGTTCGGCCAGAATGTTCCATACGTCTTCCGGCTTTACCCCCTGATCGGCCCAAAGCACGGTCAGGTGATAGAGAAGATCGGCACTTTCCGATGCGACTTTTTCCGGGGTTTCGGCAAGGGCCGCGATCACGGTTTCAACGCCTTCCTCGCCAACCTTCTGGGCGATTTTTGCCGTGCCTTTGGCAAAAAGTCTGGCGGTATAGCTGGTTTCGGGATCGGCACCCTTGCGGGCGGCAACCACAGTGTAAAGCTGATCAAGAATATGTTTATTAGTCATAATCACCCCTCGCGGACCGGGATGCCGGCTGCTTTCATGTGGTCCTTGACCTCGCGGATACGATAGGTCCCGAAATGGAAGATCGAGGCAGCCAGAACCGCCGAGGCATGGCCTTCGGTCACACCTTCGACCATATGGTCCAGCGTCCCGACACCGCCCGATGCAATCACCGGCACATGTACGGCATCTGCAATTGATCGCGTCAGCGGCAGGTTAAAGCCCGACTTGGTGCCATCCCGATCCATCGAGGTGACCAGAAGTTCCCCGGCACCATATTCGGTCATTTGTTTTGCAAACGAAACAGCATCAATCCCGGTTGGTTTTCGGCCGCCATGGGTGAAGATTTCAAACTTGTCCGGGCCGGTCGATTTGGCGTCAATCGAAACCACAATGCACTGTGACCCGAACTTGCGTGCTGCTTCGCGCACGAAATCGGGGTTATTGACCGCAGCCGTGTTGATCGAAACCTTATCCGCACCGGCCAGAAGCAGCTTGCGAATGTCTTCAAGCGTGCGTACGCCACCGCCGACGGTGACGGGCATAAAGCAGGCTTCTGCCGTGCGAGCGACGACGTCGAAAATTGTATCGCGATTGTCGCTTGATGCGGTGATATCAAGGAAGCAAAGCTCGTCAGCGCCTTCGGCGTCATAGATGCGCGCCTGTTCTACCGGATCGCCAGCATCGATCAGATCAACGAAATTAACCCCTTTGACGACACGACCGTCCTTAACGTCGAGACAGGGAATGACACGGGTTTTCAACATGATCGGTTATCCTGTTTGGGTCCGTTCAGGACAATGCCCTGATGGCATCTGCCAGATCAATACGGCCGTCATAAAGCGCACGCCCGGAAATCGCGCCGTCAATCCCGGCATCGGTATGTTTGGCAACCGCTATCAGATCATCCAGCGATGAAACACCGCCTGATACGATGACCGGGGTCGAAATCGCACTGGCAAGGGCCACTGTGCTTTCGATATTGGGGCCGCCCATTGCACCATCGCGGTCAATATCGGTAAAGATGATTGCGGTGACACCGCAATCCTCGAATTTTTGTGCCAATTCAAGGGCGGTGACTTCGGATGTTTCGGCCCAGCCTTCGACCGCGACATAGCCACTGCGGGCATCAATACCAACCGCAATCCGGCCCGGCCATTTTACACAGGCTTCCTTGACGAAATCGGGATTACGCAGGGCCACAGTGCCAAGGATCACACGGGTAATACCCTTGTTAAGCCAGTAATCAACCGTTTCCATCGTGCGAATACCGCCGCCAAGTTGTGTTTTGGCCTTGCCAGAGACTGCGGCAAGGATGCTGTCGACAGCTGCGCCATTGACCGGTTCTCCGGCAAAGGCACCGTTCAGATCAACGATATGGACCCAATGGCAACCAGCAGCAACAAATTCACCAGCCTGCGCGCCTGGATCGTTGTTGAATACGGTGGCCTTGTCCATATCACCGCGCAGCAGGCGAACGCAGGCACCATCTTTAAGGTCGATTGCCGGATAGAGATTC is part of the Thalassospira lucentensis genome and harbors:
- a CDS encoding histidine triad nucleotide-binding protein, with product MAVSAYDPQNIFAKILRGEIPCNKVFEDDHVLAFHDIAPQAPTHILVIPKGTYTSYDDFATNASDAEIIAYTRAIGKIAATAGVVEDGYRLIANTRDHGRQDVPHLHVHIIGGKKLGLMLPKD
- a CDS encoding phosphoribosyl-ATP diphosphatase; the encoded protein is MTNKHILDQLYTVVAARKGADPETSYTARLFAKGTAKIAQKVGEEGVETVIAALAETPEKVASESADLLYHLTVLWADQGVKPEDVWNILAERQGISGIAEKASRTDK
- the hisF gene encoding imidazole glycerol phosphate synthase subunit HisF, which gives rise to MLKTRVIPCLDVKDGRVVKGVNFVDLIDAGDPVEQARIYDAEGADELCFLDITASSDNRDTIFDVVARTAEACFMPVTVGGGVRTLEDIRKLLLAGADKVSINTAAVNNPDFVREAARKFGSQCIVVSIDAKSTGPDKFEIFTHGGRKPTGIDAVSFAKQMTEYGAGELLVTSMDRDGTKSGFNLPLTRSIADAVHVPVIASGGVGTLDHMVEGVTEGHASAVLAASIFHFGTYRIREVKDHMKAAGIPVREG
- the hisA gene encoding 1-(5-phosphoribosyl)-5-[(5-phosphoribosylamino)methylideneamino]imidazole-4-carboxamide isomerase, producing MNLYPAIDLKDGACVRLLRGDMDKATVFNNDPGAQAGEFVAAGCHWVHIVDLNGAFAGEPVNGAAVDSILAAVSGKAKTQLGGGIRTMETVDYWLNKGITRVILGTVALRNPDFVKEACVKWPGRIAVGIDARSGYVAVEGWAETSEVTALELAQKFEDCGVTAIIFTDIDRDGAMGGPNIESTVALASAISTPVIVSGGVSSLDDLIAVAKHTDAGIDGAISGRALYDGRIDLADAIRALS